One Vitis vinifera cultivar Pinot Noir 40024 chromosome 15, ASM3070453v1 genomic window, attttttttcctattctcttttcatcaaaattttcaaaaaaaacaaacacacccTTATTACCTTTTGAGCCTATTACTACCATAATTTCATGTCTGAAAGAAAATGGAGGGGAGCAAATAGCTTTAAATTCTATGACTCAtactataaaattttcattaaacatactaaaaaaataaaaataaaaaataaaaacattgccTTTTTCTTATTCATAACCATTTGCCTTCGAAGGAACTTGAAAAGAAACGGAAGAAGGAACTTGTGACCTCCCAAAACATCATCCAAACTCTACATACATAACATGTTTTCCTACGTGTTTtctgaaaatagtttttcaaaagcAGTTCAGGAAGCATATAGGTTTGAgaggttttctaaattttctcttttccctTTCTGTTTCCAGAAGAATAAAACTGGTCTCATGTTACAGTGCCAAACATGCCATATCCTTCATTGGAGATACAAAAAGGTACATAAAACTAAATTCAAAAGAACTGCCAAGACTCAAACCCTGTTAAAATTTTCTTCAGCAATAACATTTCTGCTCTTTTTGGCACTTTTCTTTGGGAGATCTGGGCAGATagagaaattattttattacatgaaatgaaaaattGGACCTCATATACACACAAAGTTCAAGCATCAAGCCCTGTTGGTAGATAAACCATTTTTAGAGTAATACCACATAGTTAAATGTACATGCTGATCAGTCATAAGATAGAATTTGGCTACAACTTGTGAAATCTGCACAAGAACAGTTTATGCAGTCATTAATCACAGCAATTCATTCATGGGTATACAAATGTGATTGCCTTCATTACCAGACTGTTAAGCATTATTTGCTTCTTATTAGGCAGCCATGAAAGGAGGGGAGAGTAGACAAATCAATTTCGAGCATCAACTGTTGGGGACAGGTTAGGGTGAATACCCTCAGATTATGAGGAGGGTAAACTGTGACTTGCTTCAGTTATGGTTATGAGGCAGTGCTGGTCTATATCCTTGGTGTTTTCTGTTTGGCAAAGAAAGCTGATAGCACACTTTTACTCCGAGCAGCTGGATGGGCAAGGGCCATTGGACGTCGGTTTCGGTTGTCAAATGACCTGAATGGCATCACTGGCTTGGTGCCTTCTGATGAATCCTGCAAAAGCACACTTCTTTTGTAAGTTTGATAGTTCCGTTCATTAATCTAGCCAGGGATAAAGCATTTGAGGACAAACAATAGTTCAATATCCAACAAGCAATATCTATAAAAACTGTAAAATAATGTTCACAACCCAATAATAGCTACTATTTGATGATAGTCCACAAGTATCTTGTACAATGGATCAGAAACCATTAAATATTGCCACATAAAATATCAATAGTATCCAAAAACTTATATGTATGTTCCTTGAGCTTTTGATATAGCCAAGGCATGATTCCAATTTACAGCTAAGTCGGTGACTCCTTCACTATCTCCTCAGACGTAGGCTGATCCAAAAGCCTAAATTGAAGTAAACAAACTTCAGCATCCCTGAATCTTTTAACTCACACATGATCAAAAAAGGCTTGGCTAACTAATGAATTTTACACCATTCCGTCATTGGTCATTTGACAAAGCAAGCTCAGCACCTATCTATCTCATATCAAACCTTCTCAAGACACCAACTCCACTGGGAATTCAGGCAAACTGCTTTACCCTCAGATCTCTGATCACAGTACATCACAGTTAAATAACCAGCCACGAATCAATATTGATTTAATCCACAGGAGTAATACATCCCATATCCCTTCAAGATTTTCTAAAAGCACTACCTAGAGAACTCCTATCCacaaatgtaaaagaaaataataataataataataattgtaatcTTATAGTCATGGGGCAATCAATAAACTAATCCAGTCTTGAGAGAACATCCAAAACTTGGctataacaaaaaacaaatatagcAACCTTATGCATGGGAATACTTGTGCACAGACTCCACTCTTTACTATTGTATCAATCACCAAATCAGCATTCCATTCATAAACTATAGTCTCTGCTAGAAAAAATGGCAACCAAGACATTATAGTCCATTTCGAGGTTTCTCTACCCAAGTAAAAACTGTACCAAGTaagcatttaaaaaaatggttgtaCAACATCTCAGACACTGGACCTCAAATGACCCAAGTTTTCCTTTGTAGTACAACAATTAGTTTGTCTTTTGTTTCATAAACAGACACAATATTGATTATTGTACCAAAAAACCCAACCATGAGATTTTTTGTCTGATGCACTGTAACTCTCAACAGTATGACTGAAGTTCATTAGGTTAAAACAGTATTTGCACCTTTAACATCAAGTGCATCAAACTCTAGCAATCCACAAGCATCTAAAAACTCTAGTGAAGAGTACAATaataatcttatatatatagtatcatgTTCTAATCTTTAAATTCCAGttacattttatattttaaggaAATCACATGGGACAAAATTTGCTTTGGTTATTGTTTTCTCACTGGCTTTTAACTCCTGAAGAATTATCAGCAAACACTGTCATAATACTAAGAAAGATTAAACCTAAAATTGAGAAGTTAtgaagaaaatttcaatttgggatGATTGATTGGACCCATCACAAATAAGAGGGTGGAAGTTTAGAGCAGTTACTTTAAAAGCTACCATAACTGTTGCTTTTATCAAAACCGGGACAACTTGGTCCAGATCATTTTCCCGGTAAAACTCAAATCATTCCCCTTCCACAAGCTGAAAGATCTATACAGATCACCAAATTTAACTTCTTGAATGGTTGGTTCTTCATATAGATGGCTATCTAAACACCTACAACCTATCAAAATAGACAGCTTTCCTCCAAACCACCAAATTTcaatcaaagatattcaaaatcaCAATCTTTTTTCCTAAACTTTTAAATAAGGCACTGCAAGTACCATATATGGTTAACATAAAACCTCATTTTGACAACAAGGTACCCCAGCACTACCCTCTGATATTAGAGGAAAATGAAGCAGTGCAAGGAGGTACAAAATAACCATAACCTATACTTTCCAGTACTGCTCATGCACAACCTGCAACTCTCTTGCAGCAAATAATTGGTTTGGTGGCACCTTATTATACTTCCTACACTTACTATCCCATCACCTGAAATTGCCCTCACAATTCACTCTCAAACGAATTAATTCTCTCGATATATCTATTCACCCTTGACCTGATTATGTACAAAACAAGATTCACACCTAATATTCATGCCTATATGTAGAACAGACATTTATTTCTAGAACCCAGTAACAACTGGGAATGCTGTTTAGTTTAGCACCTTTCGCTCAGCCAGATGTGTCCACAATTGAAACCCTCAATCATCAACACATTTCATAGAAGATTTATTCAAAGAAGGAAAGAAGAGGGTTAGTGAAAATCTGGCCAGAGATAGCCATTTTGTACACTATATGATGCCGATACATCTTCATGATTTATAACGCTTCCAtggaaaaataaagaacaatgagtttgcagaaaaaaaaaaaactcaagcaAAAAAACACGCCACGTATATATTCATCTAATCTTGTGGAATATCAAGCATGCACTTAGAAGAATGTTGGGCATGTCGattttcttgttgattttgacaTTACCCTCCACACGACACCAAGTGATTGTGTAACTGCACTAGAAGCAGGACCACTTGAAGGACCTCCACCAGCAGGACCTCCACTTGTCCGAATAGTCTCTTCAGAATCTGCATGCATAAAAACTTGTAAGACAAGATGTTATCATTTCtctgtaaaaaagaaaaagaaaatgcacCAGCCATCTTCAGCACAATTGCAAGTGAAACTAAAAAATAGTGTAAGGAATAGCTTCAACCATACATACCCAATAAATGGAAGACTCTGGAAGTTTTGCCAGAAGTTTCTGGCTCATTAGTGCTGCACAATAggcaaattttagaaaatgtcaAGCTTTCTGGAAAAAGTTAGCAGCAGTAATATACAAACAGAAACGTCTGTGAAAACTTATATTGAGAGTTAACAAACTAACCTCAAAAAGGCATTTGCACTCCCTTTCAAGGTAGATTTAGTTTCTGAGGCTAAATGCCAGGAAAGAGTTTTTGATGTAGCATTACCTGAATGGAATGTCTTTGGATAAGTAAAAGCATATGGAAAATGTTAAAACCAACATAATAGTGACAAAATTGATGTGCCCACACTCAAAAGAACCAATTACCTGTAGGATAAATACGAGGTCTTGCTTGAATATGATTCTGGCTAGCATCTCTCTGTACTTGTAGACTAAAATGCACCTTTTTGTTGACAGAATCTAACATGGAGTATATCAGGGAAAGAGAAGcaggaaaagaaaagcaaatgaaaaacaaaaatcataagtTATGTCATACTGATTAACACTTAAAAAGAAGCTAATAGTAATTAATCTTACTAGGTAAAATATAGTGCTTATGATGTCTTGGGATGAAAGCCAACAGCTGCTGCTGCCTGATACCTTCTTTATCCATGTATGTTTGGCATGTAAGAAGTTTCTAACATAGACAAACCAAATTTAGTATCTATTCATACATTTTTAAGCAACAATATACTCAAACTAGCAAGTGCAAAGAATCTTACCTGATTTACACATGAAACTTTTAGCTCCATGGTTGACACATCCAAGGTTTGTTGATCAAGGAGGTCAGTTAATTTATAAGCAACAGTGCCAAGGTGGTCAACAGCATTGACAAGGGCTCGTACGGCATAATCTTTCAGGTTGTCAAGTACCCTAATGCATAATTGCAAATTATTTTTCCAGTACAACCcacaaaaaagagagagagagagagaaagaaaaagaatgccTAAGATCCAAACAAAACTTATTGTATGTGAATACAATTGGGTAAATACATGATTCTGAGCCATAAAGAGGAATGAGTACTAAGATCTACTTCTTTCTTTAAGTGTTTAAGTTCCACTATCCATAAATAGTATCACGAGatcaatgaaatcaaacaaTTCATCAATTCTCCAAATTGAGGTCAGCACCTTGTTAAAAGCTTTTGCCTGGAGAAATTTCCAATTGGGGATTGTGCAGGTATAGAgaaaaaacttttgaaaaacaatAATAGGGATGCtacagtttttgaaaaaaaaaaaaaaaaaacttttgaaaaactAATAATGCAGCAGATTTGATTCTGCAATTTGTAGGTAGTGCAAGTGGTCTCACATCTGTTTCTGCTCACTATGAAGATAAGACTTTTCACAATATTCTGCAGCAGAATAAAGTTGAGGCCTCAAGTTCTTCAGCTCCTGAAACAGACAACACAAGGATTTAAAATGGATCTCAAACAGCAATTTGTATGTCCCATACTGAATACACACTGTGGCATGGAGAAACTACTTGGAAGAAAATACCTTGAAAAAATAGTTAACAGGCACAAACACAAATATCTGTTAAGAATGAGTACATCTAGCAACACAAATTACAGCAAACAACTTTCTGATCAAAGGGTTTATGCTCAGTCAGTATATATGTTCATTAAGCGTTTATACTCAGAACTACGGAGAAAACTGCAAAACGAACAAAACCAACCAAGTTCATTAAGGACTTATTTTGAACTCATTCAACCTCCGCCCATTTACTCCTACGGAAAATTCGGAAAAAATTACAAGTATGATGCAATCAGGAATCCATTACAAAACCCGTGAACATGCAAATTACTTCAAACCCAATCAACCCTGTTTGCAGAATCACCTTGTGACTAGAGACAATGCCTAACATCTGAACAGCAGAGGGACACAATCAACAGATAAAACCCGTTTATCAATGAATTATAGCTCAAGAACCAACATACAGAAGCAAGAAAATTAAACACTTTTCATCAACAAACGAAATAAAAAACAGAACAAATGCATTCATAGGCAAATCCATGAAGGAAATTATCAACCCACACACATGCAACGCCACAAAACAATCCAAATCCAACTCCAAAAATCGACCGAGCACCAAAACAAATCAAATGACCAAAACCCAAATCACCAGATCTGAAACCCACGCATACAAATACGAGAAAATAACGGAACCTGAAGGGCTTTGACGAAGCTCTTGCTGCGCTCCATGGACACCTCATCGAAGGTCATTGCAGGATGCTCAGCCCGCGATTCCTGCAATTCCATCACTATAAAGGCAGAGAAAACTCAAAACTTAATTGCATTAATATAATGAGGaatcaataataaatgaataattctGATGGGGGTTAGGTTTCGGTGGGAGAGATAAGCAGGAATCTAGAGAGAGAGTGAAGTAGAAGCAATCCCGGGAAAGTGGGTgtttggaaagagagaaaatatttattgataGCGGTAAGGAGTTGTTGGTTGACACATCACTGACTTCACAGAGACAGTGGTttgaaattaaagttaaatttcGTCAtgtcattttctaaaataggaaaaaaaattattttcttctttaattggaaaatcaaaataatttttaaaactaaattattttaatttttttaatttcctataAAGCATTttccattaatatttattttttacactaAAATTACATctcacaaaatttttattacatgttggaaaatgaaaaattattggaATATAGTATGCTATAAGTTAATAAATGTCCctctttataaaaataaaataaaataaaattacttttaggatattttaaatttagaaattttccTTATTAATATTGATAAATTCATAATCATTATGAATTTGGTTTAGAAGTACttcaaaaaagataaataaaagtttCGTTGGAccgtataatttaaaaatggtttttatttttaaatataaaagattattttaaaattttttaatacaatttgatAGTtgttcttttgaaaataatttttaaaaacaaaagaaaaatataagtcTATTTaatcatgttttctaaaacttgtttttaaatttgtttttaagttaaagaatacaaaacaatttttaaaaataaattttaaaaaacataatcaatGAGTTCTAAGAGTTTGTTTAGTcgtatgatttaaaaacaattttctattttaaatataaaaacctgttttaaaaaattcttaacaTGATATGAcggttatttttttaaaataattttaaaaaataaagtaaaatagataataatttttagataaaaatagaaattatttttaccaatttttgaaaacaaaaaaaaaaaacacatgaacccatttgatcatattttatgaaacttgtttttaaatattttttaaaattacattttatttttaatttaaaaataggtttcaaaaaacatgacttgctttaaattgaaattttagtcgcataatttatacaaaaaattcTCTCACAAAATCTTTTATATCCATTAGTAATGATGGTAAATATAAAGAATCAATGatggttatttttaattgaaactcCATTTTAGATCATAAATGATGGTGAATTTTGATTGAAACTTCACTTAGAGGGCAAATCATGTCACGATGATACACATGATCAATCATAACCCAAAGATTAATCTCTCTCTCAAAATCTTTTATAGATACTAGTAATGATGGTGGATTTAAAGTACGAATGATGGTTGTTTTTAATTGAAACtccaatttaaataataattgatgGTGAATTTTGATTGAAACTTTACTTAGAGGACAAATCATGTTGTAATGATACAAATGTTCAATAAtatcccaaatattttttattttttatttttttataaatgtgtAAAGGCAATGTACCATCAAAGCTTTCTTTTCGTGGGGTgcaaagtttaaaaataaataaattatagaatgGGTGTTAATACCAAGAAATAAATATGGGTGTTGAGCATGTAGAAGTTTTGATGCAAATAGTTAGTTGTACCAACCAAAGTTTTAATACATATAAAGTTACACGGggttttaagtttttaacaTGATTCGATCAATTATACTCATATTTACGAATGAGAGAATATCATTTCATTATATCATGCTTTAGATTTATGAATGAGAGAGGATCATTtcattataatttcattatatcgtaaagaatattataaaaaacaaaaccatatACAATCATTAGGTTTTTGAAACATTTCATATCTCCCCATCCTAAACAAACCTCTCGTTTTATTGGGTGTGTCATATTCTTGTTCACATCTCTATTCGTTTTGGATAGTCTTTATGAGTTTATCTCCATCTCTGAAATTTTTTCTCTcataatctaaaatatttataaaaatatttttaataacttttcttattctataagaaaatttaatattacaataatatatattttgtaaaatatttttttataaaaaggaatttatactaattaaaaatttggaaCACTTTGCAACAATAGGTAGGATTATCACATGGCCTTTCATACACCAAGACCACAAATATGAGTGAAACATGtgataaaattattgtttaatgGCACATCTAACTAACTTGATTGTTTGTTTTAGATTTCAACCACTTTACTTTGGCCCATTTTCTAAGAATTGAATCAAAATCGATACATTCCTCTTAAGTTTTGAATCATCTCATCCAAAAATCAATCAAAGTTTAATGTGGGTGACCCTTGACATGAGGCTCTTGTGGCTCAGACCCGTGACTTCGACTCCAGTACCAATTCTTGGATTGGTCTTTGACCATCTTACCGAAAACCCTAATAGATACATTCTCTAATGACTTAAAACTTTAGAACCAAACAATAATTTATCATTGAAGCATCAAAAGTCCCCACCATGAAAGCAAGTGACTACCACAAAACAAATACCTTCCCAAAACTACAAACCAACGGGAAACCACAAAATCACAACATGAGACTCACTGTATTCATAGTACATGCTCACATTCACTAGTAGAACTCACAAGGATCTACCAATATTAACAATAAGGCAATGTATCAGAGCCCAGGTGCAGATGATTTACACAAACTCTATACTTAAAACAACCAAACAACAAACTGGATTCTTCTTTATTCATCAAAGCTGAATATTACTGCTGGGAATTGCCATTACGTGTTGCAGAGAAAGGAGTGACATGCATATAGCATTATGCCTGCAAAGGCAAGCATGACTAGAACTACTAGGTAAACAAGCGCATAGCGTCGCAACCACTGAACTTTATCAGGCTTCAACTGATCTTGGGTCATCTGATTACCTTGCTGCTCCCCCATGTGCAGTTGTTGTATCATCAACTCAAGTTCCAGCCTGTTCAAGTCGAGGTGATATAAGGTTTGGATGCAATTGGTGAGGGTGGAGAAGAATGTGAGACCATAGATGGTAGAGGAGAGGAGGGACAGAGTGAAAGGGATCCACCAGTGGTAACAAGGGAGGGATGATGAACGTTTGGAGATGGAAATGAAGATCATTCCTTGAAAGATGAAGTAGAAACTTGTAATGCGGTAAGCActtttttcaaagtaatttaTGCGTTTTTCTTGCTTATAGTTTATTGTCCTCATCTTTTCTATCTTCTGTTTAATATGATCGCGGCTTGGTTCCATGGCTTTGCCTGCTCAACCTTTCCCCCTTCCTTGGATTAAACTGCAACAGGGGACAAAAAACATATGCATAATCACCATTACTTGACAAATTAAGGCAAAAGACAGGGGCATGAAAAGATTAAGAGTGGGCATACCATTGAACTTCAAATTCGAGTCCAATCATAAACAATAATAGAAAGTTTTTCACATAAGCTGAATAGGAGATAGCTTAAACTATTTGAGGCCTGCATATCAGGAAAGAGCAATAGGCACCCGGATAGTTTTAAGGAGAGGTGTCTGGAAAAGAGTTCATTGTCATCCCCAGTACCGACCACTTCCTGTCAACCGTTAATTCAACCACTCTTAAATCACTTTCCTTAATCCCGAGCCACTGCAGGATTGTCATGAGGTAGATAGTA contains:
- the LOC100249941 gene encoding protein ABIL1, coding for MELQESRAEHPAMTFDEVSMERSKSFVKALQELKNLRPQLYSAAEYCEKSYLHSEQKQMVLDNLKDYAVRALVNAVDHLGTVAYKLTDLLDQQTLDVSTMELKVSCVNQKLLTCQTYMDKEGIRQQQLLAFIPRHHKHYILPNSVNKKVHFSLQVQRDASQNHIQARPRIYPTGNATSKTLSWHLASETKSTLKGSANAFLSTNEPETSGKTSRVFHLLDSEETIRTSGGPAGGGPSSGPASSAVTQSLGVVWRDSSEGTKPVMPFRSFDNRNRRPMALAHPAARSKSVLSAFFAKQKTPRI